The genomic region cGATTGCAAGGCaattatattttggacaccTCATATTTCAGTAAGGTTTCGAATATCATAGAACCCGAAATCAAAAAGACCTCTacaatatcataataaaatctttaatattttttcagattcaTTGGAGGACAGTTAATGATTATAACatcgaaaaaaaagaaaaaaactttaattgacTTTCTGTAAACTTTCTTATTGGTGCATATCCTCTACAGTAACTGTGACAAAAATCGAATggagtaaatataaaattgaaattctaGGCATCTCCAAACCAGggatttatttttcctttaattttCATTACATCACCTCAAACATTCctttataatttcaatatataaagcccaaaacaaaatatatgcgtGTGCGTTATGAGATTCAGAAAATAATCTATATGTAGGGCAAATATTGTTTCTGCCTATATCATATATAGACTTTCACCTCCATAATTTAGAGCAGATGTGTCAAAGCATGATAGTTTTAAACTCATGGCAATATAATCAGCGTAATATCTAACTAAACAATAATGTCTTAAATACATGATATAACAATCTATAGTATGTACACCGTAACTCTCTTATCTATAACTGaagatattaaacaaaaatcCAACAAATTAGAAGTACTAGCGACAGCATTTAGGATCATAAAGATACAAAATGATGACGAAGTACTACCTAATAAGTAACGGTAAAATTTTAAGTCAGAATTTGAGCATTCGTTATTAAGGATTTTTTAAGTAACAATATTCAAGATTAgcttaaaactaaaattggtATTGGtatgaaacaacaaaaatatttacatggtATATTCAGttggtttttaattaacttttttaccGTTGGCTGTTCCGTTTGCGTAGCCGTTGGTTTTGACTTTACCATTCATGTGACCATTGCTTGTTATTTCTTTGACGTCTTTCTTATCTTCAGCGCCTTTCTTGGTAGGTTTGCCATAGGCTTTGTAGTAGAAGTCGTAGAAGAGGTAGTAGAAGAAGATGGAGTTGGGGAGGGTGAACACGACCGACCAGCGAGGATAGCCGCAGTCGTAGAACAGGAGCTGCGCTGAGTGGAGGAAGGCGATGCAGAACTGGAGctggaattataaataaatacagataaAATAACTGGTAAAACTAGATTTgaagacaaaaaaaaagttagacTAGAGaacttcttaaaataactttaacaataTGCTCAATCAACGGTTAAGGAAATAGGATAAAGGCAGTATTAAACGGTTGTTTTGGACTGGAtctgtatgtattataattgaacGGGCCAAAAACCAGATGAATCGCTTAGTGAAAAGAGATTATCGCTATCGAATTTCTAAtgtaagagttttttttttcttgaagatttttttttgataagagattttaaattaaaaactcctTACCATTTGCAGTGTAGTGATGTACTTCTTCCAAAACAGGTACCTCTGGTACTGTGGTCCCATAGCCGAGAACATATAGTAGGTGTACATGATAATATGAACGAAAGAGTTGATAACACCTATGAGGGTTCCATGACCCCCTGGGTAGTACTTCGTTGCCCCCCAGGAAATCATGGGCATCACTGTATGATGGTACATGTGGAGGAAGGTGATCTGCCTGTCTTTTTTCCTGATCACGAAGAAAACTGTGTCGAGGAGTTCCGACATTTTTGCCAGAAAATATATGTAGACGCCTCTCGCTACCTggaattagaaaataatataatgttaatcATAGGCTTCGTTTTGGTGTGGAATTTACCAATAACTCGATTACTAGTCTAccatttttgaaaatcataaTTTTGGTCTTTGGGCgggtcaaatattttatttaggtatttaggcAAGCTAGACAATAAAAATTCTCTGACtactaaaatattcatatttaattctATATTTTGCAGATGACAAATCAGTCGTCATAAAAATGGAAATTAGGAACGAATGTGCATATTGCGAATATTTAGAAGCAGAACTCAAAACGAACGATCACGGTGAATGGTTATGACATAGTGTAGTAAATCATGCTGAGACTTTATCTACTAATCAAATTCTAGCTGTTTCCTACAGTTCTACCCATGTGTAGTGCAGACAtagttaatttttcatttacaatGTTAATTAGTATGCAAcctaaattaaacaattaaaattatataggcATGTTAATCTACTTTTTAGTGGTAATCATACAGATGTAGTTTTGTAGAGCAAGTCATCGCATAATAGTGCCGTTAACACGGTATATAACAGTACCTAATTTTAACTAACTGTTGCCACTCTTAATATGACGTCAATTAGAGAATTTTATGAGCCTTGGGATTTGATTGCATTTTCGAATTTGAGAGTGTGGAATCAATTTGCAAGAATGCTTTATGTGTCTTTTTAGAGGTATTATAATAGTAAAGAACCATTTGGcattatttaaaatgctttttaataaaattaaactttgtttGATTGGAATAGGATACATTTTGTAGAAGCCTAGACTCCACATGTTAGGAAAACACTATCAAGTTTGAAAGCTTTTGAAAGCCAAGACGTGAACATAAGATTGGTCCTTTTGTTTGGTCCTTTTATCCCCATAATTGGTTCTTGCTTTTGCCAATTTGAATTAGACTCTTAATTACATGTAACCAatacacttaaaataaaaatacaggtaATATGTTACAACTGCTAATACAGTATTATCACTTCCAGGACAAGCTCTTTCACTACGAGCCTCAACCACAACTATAAAATGAACTCTATTTCATAGCGTAGAAGGTTGTTTTTCGCTTGCTGTTTCACTAATTTGTTTCTAATTGGATCTTGATAGAAATAAACACGGTGTaaaggaaggaaagatgacTGATTATCACGAGGATAATTGTTATGTATGAATTAGTGTCCGTCGTAATTATTGACGGTCGGCTGTTTCCGTAAAACTTCGGCTATCTAGATTCTAGATTTTGCTATTGTATTGTAGGTTACTGTTAAACCGTTAATCTAatgcattttctttttgttatcttactactactacttctcGTTTAAGCTCagtatatatgtacatattctTGTATTATTATCATTGCTTCTTTGTTATTCGTTGTTCCTCACTCAGAATCGTTGCTTTTGACAGCAATTTCGTTCGCATTAAAATTGGTTCCTTCTAAATCTCTTCTTGGATCAAAATCTATCGAAGGCAATCGTAGTTCTAATCGTAAAGCAACGAACTCTCGAAAAAAGTCTATTATACTCCTCCACTTTATCATTCTTTGTTTTTACCATGTGATTGCAAGCAAAACAGTTatagtacttatattattttattgataggtATAAGCATGAGATCATTATAACATACCTGATAGCGTGCAATTAtttagtcatcatcctccgagccttttcccaatcacgttggggtcggcttccagtctaaccggatttagctgagtaccagtgctttacaagaagcgactgcctatctgacctcctcaacccagtaacccgggcaacccgataccccttggttagactggtgtcagactttctggcttctgactacccgtaacgactgccaaggatgttcactgacagccgggacctacagtttaacgtgccatccgaaacacagtcaatggtgtctaagatatacttagaaagtgcaatTATTTAGTAATTTCGTATTATTATCAAGTGTATGAGGGGATTGCCCGGAGCCTCAGATTTGATGTCAATGGCTAATCTATCGTGTTATCCAGTTTAAATAGTAGATATAATTATTAACTTTGACTGTATCCTGTACGTCAAAATTTTCTAACTGAAGATTAAAATCTAAActcatttatgtttttttatcattatttatcattttgaaTATTGTAATATCTTCTAAATTTCCTGTCGGTCGCGAGAACTTCTAAGTACAGGAACATTTCCTTCAATCCTCAAAATTTTTCTTATTCGACCTTCTGTTGCTTtaactaacattattttattatctcttCCAAAAACTATAGCCCAAATTCCTTAACAAAATCCCaataacttttttctttcaaatcgTATAGTCAGAATTCTAAGAATTAAAGTCCCACTtgtaacaaaaacatatatCACTAGAGATACTTACTCTCATAGCCTCAGGCGTTTTTGAGAAGTCAACGGGTTGGCACTTCCAACTATAAGTCCTCAACCAGCCAGCGTCGAGGCCCTGCaaatattgagaaaataaacatttgagtGTATTGAAGAGATGACTTGTAAAAAGGGTGTTAAGTACGAATTTGGGCATGGAGGTAAAGCTGTTGAGTAACTAAGTATCATACAAAAtcttatgtttataaatatgtagataaagGCAAGACAACTCTAATGGCATTTTTGCAGATGAACCGGTGTTCATCAAACAATGATAAAGCTGGACATTTGATTTAAACTCTGTGACTCATTCACATCAAGGAGAGATTCAGATCACAGTTATCACGGCTCAGACAAAGGAATCCCAGATTATGGGAGATTTGTCCATACCACGGTGGGTAAGAGTTTTGGTGAGCGTAGTGTGGGATATCTTGGAGGTAGGTATATCCCACtttgtacttatatttataataaactaaGCTTCCatctgcggtttcacccatatcccgtagccggatggttaCAAAAACTCGGGTCTAAGCCACCTCCCTTAATCTTAAGCTTAATAGGTTCAGCCGTTCACGCGTGATGGCGTGACCAAGATatagatataataaagaaaCTACAAACCTCATGGAACAACCAGCAGCTAACGACgacttgaataaaattataaatgactAATGTCTTCTGCAGTTGGAAAGGCTTCTTGTCTGCCATGTACCTCGGCCCCCATTTCAACGAGAAGTATAGATACAGGCCGATGATAGTGAGACCGGGGACTGGGTCCGTTATTAAGAACCAGTCGTTTGTTCGGGAATCTGGAATTTGATGATggaatacattaattttataaacgttAAAGAGTGATCTGTAACAGGAAAAAGTCCATAGTTTAACGTTTTCCACAATCAAATTGAAGTTGTTTAATCATTTTAtggcttcatttattttttacactgtTTCAAGGGCCTGATTTTATGGTGATTTGTGACCCAAAGTAGGTGGAATACGTACACCTTGTTTCAAGCTTGGTTAAgcatatttaaaagatttacttTAAATCTACTTGGAACTTGATTTGAAAGAAAACTTGTAGAGCTATTTTAACACAATTCttagtacataaaataaatgtttacttaCCAGCTAATTCAGTGAATAAGTGATGGTAGGTTCTTGAAAAGGAATTATTGAACAACGCCATCTTCTGAATGTTTGTGGTACTAATTGCAAACGTTAACTTCTACTTGTTTGTCATGAAAGGCTCCGCCGCATTTTATGGTTGAATTACTGATCCTTTATATGCCtgtaacaaatgaaaaatattataagtaaatagtaaaaaacaTCAAGTATCTTAATTCAAAACCTTCACCATCCACATTTTtcgaaatcggttaaaaatgtaATGAGTTCACAAGAGACGCAAGCATTATTATCCTAGTaacagtttttcaaaaaaatattgacaaagaACGCAAtcaagtacaaacaaaaacaaaccatCTTGAGAAAAGTgagaaaataagaaaacatcTAGACTGTAGTGGTCTAAAAAATCTAGACCACTACATTTGGCGccagacaaaataaataactaggCAGACTATAACAATTTCTGAAAGATACGTGACCTAGACGAGACACCAATGAGCACTTTAGTACGTAAATACCTAAAGTGATCAGAAACTTATTAAGAGATAGCAGTTTATTTACTTCGGTCTGAATAGAGCCTCAAAAAAGCATTGTAGCAATGTAATTAAATAGTgattaaaaatgtacaaaaatacttcATTAACTTATtcaaagtttcttttttatgccacttatttaaaaacattcacaggctaaaaaataagaaattaaaaagctAGAAATCAAACCAGTTCACTagataagtaaaaaaagtcttttgaaaatattgtcctAAATTCCTAGAATGCAATTTGACAGCCATACCGTTCGTTTTGAAAGTTGcactcaaaatcaaaaatcaagtTAGTGCCTATTCAAAACTAGAATGTGTGCTCAATCtagtaaaaaaaaggaaaaaagaattatttattatttaaatggatatcatttgtcatttatttatttaactttatggaatcctaaaattacaaaggcggaTGCCATAGGCATTCTCACTAGTCAACCTTAGGAgataacatggtaggtgcattaattacttaaaactcTTACCTACGTCTTTGTTGTAATATTGTTATCCTAGCATATGGAAAGATTGACCTGATTTTGCAACAAAGATGTCTTCAAGGTAAAGTCACTCTGATATTGTAAATGATGTCAATGATGGTTGGACGATTGTATATGGAGTAGCACTCCTTAACAAAAATACACAGTAATCCaacttatacatcagaataacttCAAAATCTACTATTTATCAGGTTTGACGATGTCACTCCTTCGGGGGCAAAGCCCTGAGCAACAGCTTGTTTCCAATGATTTTACTGCCTCTTTTAAATCACAGCTTTTTCACAGGCACTTACACATACAATTTAATTGAGTTTTTTATACCTCTTGCCTAGTTTTTGAGGAAAATAATATAGAACACCTTTCACGCTGTACTATCCACTTTCGCTTGCGCGATTCGATGACCTCTAACCTTTTGCTATCTCAACCCGATCCTTGGAACAGGTTCCGATTTTTAGATTAAATCTTATCGAAGATAGGATAAAGAAATTATGATGGCAAAAGATATAGTGGTAGTAATGTTAAGggactataaaatatttattattttgaatcttttaattttttaaagtggTAGAATATTcttgaataattataattttagtaatttttgtaaaatacagTTCATTCAATTTATAGCAGCCAAAAAATTTTTAGGTGTAACAGTAAAATGCCTCCATTGGTGATgattaatgatgaataaagtaGTACATTTCTTTTCAAATTGCCTTAATAGTGATATCACTGTAATAAACTAACACACAAAATCCCACTAATAGCTGTGTTGAACTTTAGAGCACACTGCGGCCCAATAGCCCAAATTGACGAACACTTGAGCAAAACACCGCTATTGAGAATACTCACTACGTTAGTAAACCTGCATTAATCCAAGAAGCACTATAGGAAGACATTGTAGGAAGCACTATATCTGCAGTTTACTTtcacatcatcatcaacattttaatttaaatattttattctatacgCGGGAAGCGACACGTCCGCTCGCTCCGAAATTCTCGGGGTGACTGAGCTTTTATCCCCCCTCTACCCGCGGGAGGGGTTGAGAGGATGGGAAAATTCGAGGGTGGTTTGAAAACAGGGTGCTTTCTAAATTGCTAGTTTTGTTTGAGCTGTTCATTTTCATATGACCCGATTTTTGCTAGGTTAGTCATGCGTGAGTGGACGTGAAAGTGAAATTTTGTAGTGTTTTgtgatttatgttatttttctagTTTTGGAATTGTTAACTCTTCATAGTTCAACTATCAGAAATATTCTTGACAGCTAAAATATGATTAGAACATTGAAGACCCTAAATTCCCCCCAAAATTGAATCAAAATTACTAGAAAAAAGTACATAACAAACTACATggtcagaaaaaaaaacgttttttacgTGAACCCTTTACAGAGTTCAAGAGTCGACCCAGTCAACATATTTAACCACCCTGTTTATCAGACGATCGTCTCGTCCGGCCGGTTCAAACAAATATTGTGTAGATATAGGTAGTTACCCTGTATACTGGGGCTGTAACTGGCGCGCCTACCACCCTCCTGCCATCAGCCATCTCAATatgtgttttgaatatttttaatttgagtaTGTCGTAATGAGTTACTTccaattacttaattataaagtaCTGAccaacttaattttaattttgtttctaatGTTTATAGGCATAGAATAGATGTTCAGCAAGATATAAAATGGTCACTCAAATCGATGGCTTGGTAATTTGAGTGATGATTTTGTCTAGCAGTTAATCTCGGATGACAACTAAAGCTCTCTAAGTAATCAGACGAAAATAAGTCTGAACAGTTTCGAAATCAATAGTCTCCCTTCAGCATAACACAGTAGACTTTTTGAAAAAACGTAACCGCCTGGTTGAGATAtttatacttaagtacttaatataaacGAACAATTAAAATCCATTGACCAACACTGCCGAAGTATTTTCACAAATTCCATTAACAAACGAATTGTTagcaaatacataaaattacgaACACGCACTGAAAACGGATGAAATGCAATCGATAACAAGTAACATCCTCTGCTTGCCATTTAATGATGGAATTATTGTGAAAACATTAGCACTATATTCGTGTTCAGTTGTAATTGTATTTGATTTATGAGGTTAATAATTGGGCATTTGTTAATACAGAAGGTTGTTGAATTTTCTTCTAACACCTTCTGTAATTTCAGTGCAATGTACTGGTAAGTCTGAAAATCAACATTTAGGTTTCTTCCCATCTGATGCTATATTAAGCATAGCATAATTATAATCCTATCTGGCACTATtttagcataaaataaataaaaaatgttctatGTTCAAACAAGCCTGCAACGACCATTAACTTAAAGAATAGAGAAACTTCTGTTCAAGAATAGCTTCTACATGAATACAAAGATACGAAATTGGTAGCGTCGGAGTCACGGTTCGTTACTCAAAAGGGACAATAGACAAAAATATCTCCGTACATTTCCCGATGAAACCAAAACCAATCgtttcaacaaaaacaaacttttgcaTCATACTACACATATATAATTTTCGCAACGGAACAAGTCATTCATACTCAACATCGTAAAATGCCTAACAGGTTGCCAATTTAACTTGACACCCCCCTCCTCCTTTTCACCGTACTTACGCAGACCAAAATGAGGGTCCTACATCTATTAGCATAGATCTTTAAAACTGGTCATAGTTTACAAACAGGGTTAACACGTGCGATTGCAAAAGACCTTAATTGGGTAAACATAGAGGTGAGAATTGAATGGGATGGCCACATTAGTGTTGTCCAGACTGTGGCGTAAGTGTTCCGCTTGGCTGGTTGTCCTAAATACTTGGGTCCAAAGATTGCCTTTCGGAATCCCTTGCTCTCACTCTTCGAATGATAAGTGCCTTTTATGCGTTCGTAATGTGATTTTGATACCGGTATTCTCGTAAGTATTAGATACTGCAATTGTCTAGTTTTATGGCTGCGCTAGACATCAATTTGCGAAGCGATATATTTGAGATTTCTAAAAATGGAAAACCTTTTTGTGTGACAGGCGCTTTGGCAGGCAACAATTATTTTCTGATCCGCActttacaaatatatttcagtgtttttttttttaactttacttTAGTCCATCgagcaaaaatataatacaaaaaaccAGCCTTAACTCTTCGTAGGGACTACCTTCGTGCTCCATATCGCTTCAATCTCAGCATTAAATTGCCCTTGTAAGTAGTAGATATGTTCCCAGAAGTCCAAACATTAGCAAAAACCATAACGACCGGTATTGCCCTTTCTCCTCTAACACACAGTATCGTTAGCATCCCGGACGtgtgtacttccttatgtagtAGATTTATAATGCAGGTGCTATATAACACTGAGCTTTGGAAAATAGACTGGGTTGCAGTAAATAAGGGTCACTGTGTAGAACATTATTTACTAGGCAAGAAGAAAATAGAACTATCAAGTACAAAGGCACTGCTTACTTACTTATTTGTTAAGAAACAAgaaagctattaaaaaaaactcgcaTCTAGAATCTGGTTATTGCATAACAGAACAATGTCTACCTGAAAACTCAAACACTactttcaaaactaaaattgataGATACCTGTAATCTGAGTCTACCGTGACATCGTCACTGAATTTAAGAAACAACTTTTGGTTTAATTGCAATAAGCATTTTAGTTTCATGCATAAATGCtgaaacattatattttaatgagccatgatttaaaaaataatatgtaaatgtatatgtaAGCATGCTAAACATAGCATGAGCATCATGTTAATTGACATAATTTGCTTAAACTAAGTTGCAGAGATCATCTGACTTGCAACAGGATATACGataattatgtagattttaattgttataatttataaagtatctttatttaaattcatgCATCTTTATTTAACCTGTAACCTAGGTAATTCATTGAGTcacacgaaaataaaaatagactatttaataaaaattgaaaacttaaatagacaaactttttaataaaccgTGTATTCATTTCCTCATCtcgtattttaattacttattaaaccATTAAGTTCATTAATTAAGATTGAAATGATAAAACAAACGATTAGCCATATTCAATTAATTGCCTTCTTGTTGGTCTGGTAATCAAAGCCCTGCATTCAACATGATAACCAGTGTACCaatctttagaaaaaaaataggaacAGATACTATCACAAAATACTTTGACCCAGTATGAATAAAACTGACTCAAAGGCCTGTCGTAGAAATCTAGCGAAAGTAAGATACTTTAATCTTAGACAAGGATCTTATCCTAAGCCTAGTAACTTTTTATATCACTACATCATATGACTAACACATAGaactttatgtttattattatgtagaacACGAGATGTATccatatttgtaaataatctaCGTGTAATCTGCTTATGACCACTTATTATCAGAATGGGCCATCTTGAGCTTGTTTGCATTCATACTCTTTCTTACATAAGAAAAccatttatttcatcaaaactCGTCATAATCTTCTTACAAATAGGTATTGTAAATTCCAAAAGTAATTTCATTAGCTCACATGTATACACATAGATTAAATTCTATAATAGTAGTAAATTTGTTACCAAATTACCGCTAACGCTAAAGgttgcagcgtgagggagtatcagactcttactgattaaaacccaccatgttccttcttaagccttttatgtaccagggccgtggtagcTCTTTTGATCAATCtcacagccccggcaggataATAGTGATAACCATAGGATTTCAATATGTCTGTTTGAAGTTTAGGCTACTGTCATCAGCGTCAGGTCTATCTAGCATCCAAAACTAATGTCTAGTCAAAATTCCAGGTCAATAACATACCCCAGTACAtgtattacaaattatttaaaccGCTAAACGTTTCAGCCTAGGTATTAAACGACCACAGATGTGTTTTGCTCCAACCACAATGCTAGGTAGCCTAGAATAGAGTTTCTAAGCGAGTCGTGACCGAGAtgtgaaaaacaatatttgtttttgcaatattttaatgGCCTTTTGGATAAACTTAGTAGATGAACATATGTCGTATCGTACATGAAAATGTTgaagaaactatatttttttactagtaCTTTATAGCGTTCTAAAGAAGCTATTCCCTGCTTTCCCACTGTCAAGGTGGAACTACTTCCAACATCCGTATAAAAAGTTTCCTATAGAACATGGGTTATTTCCAGGCTCTAGAGTACTATGGACTATCTAAGTATCTAATTCAATTTAGTTTTGGCGCAAGAGACACCCGACATAAAGTTCAATCTatagaacattttaaattaacattttctaGTAGTCATAGAAGCGGCACGTTCCTTCTTAGAGTTTTGGAGATAAAGTTTAGGCGTTaagttttagttagtaaaatacttatgtaaattcCAAAGCACTTACTAGGCAGTTTAACAAGTGTTGATTTAAGATTCTTGCGAAATAATACAAGACTTGAAAATACCAAACTATAGTATGGTAATATATGCAAAGTATGCGCTGAGTTTACACATACACCGGAATACGGTAACTAATGAATAATCAAGGATAcacaattatttgatttcactTACTTACATGCTAAACGCAATAATTGACCTTTATTTTTTGcatacacaaacacaaacataaaagttaagtcactttataaaattataaagatcgAATTGCTTGCA from Helicoverpa armigera isolate CAAS_96S chromosome 4, ASM3070526v1, whole genome shotgun sequence harbors:
- the LOC110370481 gene encoding very long chain fatty acid elongase AAEL008004; the encoded protein is MALFNNSFSRTYHHLFTELADSRTNDWFLITDPVPGLTIIGLYLYFSLKWGPRYMADKKPFQLQKTLVIYNFIQVVVSCWLFHEGLDAGWLRTYSWKCQPVDFSKTPEAMRVARGVYIYFLAKMSELLDTVFFVIRKKDRQITFLHMYHHTVMPMISWGATKYYPGGHGTLIGVINSFVHIIMYTYYMFSAMGPQYQRYLFWKKYITTLQMLQFCIAFLHSAQLLFYDCGYPRWSVVFTLPNSIFFYYLFYDFYYKAYGKPTKKGAEDKKDVKEITSNGHMNGKVKTNGYANGTANGKKVN